Proteins encoded in a region of the Vitis riparia cultivar Riparia Gloire de Montpellier isolate 1030 chromosome 7, EGFV_Vit.rip_1.0, whole genome shotgun sequence genome:
- the LOC117918980 gene encoding B3 domain-containing protein Os01g0234100-like isoform X2, with protein MGVDQNVVKQEVEDEVFRMASSRESRRSREEDVTLAQLSQTVRTFAPSTPQSLTKTKLKSSTRTKQKKCVEKKEKGFGIKRRRSTFKLKHEASDHSPKSASRKRNKAAVDGSSTPLKAKTSALIRAEEVQSNLGPEFPSFVKVLVRSHVSSCFWMGLPGPFCDMHLPKKDVIITLEDESGAASQIKYIADKTGLSAGWRRFSMDHKLLEGDVLVFHLVEPTSFKVYIIRANDLTEVDGALGLLELDTHTKSDAGKLVAVSDLDTVACKSSKRKHSKSLPLVVFQKKNRNTGSIPNLMLREQSENDSEGTGSEVLEGSKFFEPAVQFKDISFDNFNILVDGLLIDSELPEDTRAKYYELCCSQNAFLHEKIVEGLNCRLIAEIISQTVQIADTLRACKLTTSRVEFTNWERTLKAFEVLGMNVGFLQARLDHLVSLAFDSEGAMYSRQYMEVTIERAHAEDEMRDLEDKLMELKAASERMDADIETLKEAVESHVIRFQEEVVAPW; from the exons ATGGGCGTGGATCAAAATGTTGTTAAGCAGGAAGTGGAGGATGAAGTGTTCAGAATGGCGTCGTCTCGGGAGAGCCGAAGGTCCAGGGAAGAAGACGTGACTCTGGCTCAGTTGTCCCAGACTGTGCGGACCTTCGCTCCCTCCACGCCGCAGTCACTAACAAAGACCAAGCTCAAGTCTTCTACTCGG ACTAAACAGAAAAAGTGTgtagagaaaaaagagaaaggttTTGGGATCAAGAGGAGGCGTTCGACTTTCAAATTGAAGCAC GAGGCATCTGATCATTCACCAAAGTCTGCAAG CCGTAAACGAAATAAGGCTGCAGTTGATGGCTCATCTACTCCTCTTAAAGCTAAGACATCTGCTCTGATTCGAGCAGAGGAGGTTCAGTCAAATCTGGGCCCTGAATTCCCTAGCTTTGTGAAAGTTTTGGTCAGATCACATGTGTCTAGTTGTTTTTGGATG GGGCTTCCTGGGCCATTCTGTGATATGCACCTACCAAAAAAGGATGTTATCATTACTTTGGAAGATGAAAGTGGGGCAGCTTCTCAGATTAAATATATCGCAGACAAGACAGGACTAAGTGCTGGGTGGAGACGGTTTTCCATGGATCACAAGTTGCTTGAGGGAGATGTTTTGGTCTTCCATTTAGTTGAGCCAACCTCATTTAAG GTGTATATAATAAGGGCAAATGATTTGACTGAAGTCGATGGCGCTCTTGGCCTTCTAGAACTGGACACTCATACAAAAAGTGATGCCGGCAAGCTGGTTGCTGTCTCTG ATCTGGATACAGTTGCTTGTAAAAGTTCGAAGAGGAAGCATTCAAAATCTCTTCCACTGGTTGTTTTCCAAAAGAAGAATAGGAACACAGGATCAATTCCGAACCTTATGCTGAGAGAACAATCTGAAAATGACAGTGAAGGGACTGGTTCAGAAGTTTTGGAAGGTTCCAAATTCTTTGAGCCTGCAGTTCAATTCAAAGACATAAGTTTTGATAATTTCAACATTTTGGTGGATGGGCTGCTTATTGATTCTGAGCTCCCAGAAGATACTAGAGCGAAGTACTATGAGCTTTGCTGCAGTCagaatgcatttcttcatgAGAAAATTGTCGAGGGCTTAAATTGTAGGTTGATTGCTGAAATTATTTCTCAGACAGTTCAGATTGCTGATACCCTGAGAGCTTGCAAGCTTACTACTTCTCGGGTTGAGTTTACAAATTGGGAGAGGACTTTGAAAGCCTTTGAGGTTCTGGGCATGAATGTTGGATTTTTACAAGCTCGACTGGACCATCTTGTGAGCCTTGCCTTTGACTCAGAAGGTGCCATGTACTCGAGGCAGTACATGGAGGTCACGATCGAACGAGCTCATGCAGAAGATGAGATGAGAGATCTCGA
- the LOC117918980 gene encoding B3 domain-containing protein Os01g0234100-like isoform X1, with protein MGVDQNVVKQEVEDEVFRMASSRESRRSREEDVTLAQLSQTVRTFAPSTPQSLTKTKLKSSTRTKQKKCVEKKEKGFGIKRRRSTFKLKHEASDHSPKSASRKRNKAAVDGSSTPLKAKTSALIRAEEVQSNLGPEFPSFVKVLVRSHVSSCFWMGLPGPFCDMHLPKKDVIITLEDESGAASQIKYIADKTGLSAGWRRFSMDHKLLEGDVLVFHLVEPTSFKVYIIRANDLTEVDGALGLLELDTHTKSDAGKLVAVSVIADLDTVACKSSKRKHSKSLPLVVFQKKNRNTGSIPNLMLREQSENDSEGTGSEVLEGSKFFEPAVQFKDISFDNFNILVDGLLIDSELPEDTRAKYYELCCSQNAFLHEKIVEGLNCRLIAEIISQTVQIADTLRACKLTTSRVEFTNWERTLKAFEVLGMNVGFLQARLDHLVSLAFDSEGAMYSRQYMEVTIERAHAEDEMRDLEDKLMELKAASERMDADIETLKEAVESHVIRFQEEVVAPW; from the exons ATGGGCGTGGATCAAAATGTTGTTAAGCAGGAAGTGGAGGATGAAGTGTTCAGAATGGCGTCGTCTCGGGAGAGCCGAAGGTCCAGGGAAGAAGACGTGACTCTGGCTCAGTTGTCCCAGACTGTGCGGACCTTCGCTCCCTCCACGCCGCAGTCACTAACAAAGACCAAGCTCAAGTCTTCTACTCGG ACTAAACAGAAAAAGTGTgtagagaaaaaagagaaaggttTTGGGATCAAGAGGAGGCGTTCGACTTTCAAATTGAAGCAC GAGGCATCTGATCATTCACCAAAGTCTGCAAG CCGTAAACGAAATAAGGCTGCAGTTGATGGCTCATCTACTCCTCTTAAAGCTAAGACATCTGCTCTGATTCGAGCAGAGGAGGTTCAGTCAAATCTGGGCCCTGAATTCCCTAGCTTTGTGAAAGTTTTGGTCAGATCACATGTGTCTAGTTGTTTTTGGATG GGGCTTCCTGGGCCATTCTGTGATATGCACCTACCAAAAAAGGATGTTATCATTACTTTGGAAGATGAAAGTGGGGCAGCTTCTCAGATTAAATATATCGCAGACAAGACAGGACTAAGTGCTGGGTGGAGACGGTTTTCCATGGATCACAAGTTGCTTGAGGGAGATGTTTTGGTCTTCCATTTAGTTGAGCCAACCTCATTTAAG GTGTATATAATAAGGGCAAATGATTTGACTGAAGTCGATGGCGCTCTTGGCCTTCTAGAACTGGACACTCATACAAAAAGTGATGCCGGCAAGCTGGTTGCTGTCTCTG taattgcAGATCTGGATACAGTTGCTTGTAAAAGTTCGAAGAGGAAGCATTCAAAATCTCTTCCACTGGTTGTTTTCCAAAAGAAGAATAGGAACACAGGATCAATTCCGAACCTTATGCTGAGAGAACAATCTGAAAATGACAGTGAAGGGACTGGTTCAGAAGTTTTGGAAGGTTCCAAATTCTTTGAGCCTGCAGTTCAATTCAAAGACATAAGTTTTGATAATTTCAACATTTTGGTGGATGGGCTGCTTATTGATTCTGAGCTCCCAGAAGATACTAGAGCGAAGTACTATGAGCTTTGCTGCAGTCagaatgcatttcttcatgAGAAAATTGTCGAGGGCTTAAATTGTAGGTTGATTGCTGAAATTATTTCTCAGACAGTTCAGATTGCTGATACCCTGAGAGCTTGCAAGCTTACTACTTCTCGGGTTGAGTTTACAAATTGGGAGAGGACTTTGAAAGCCTTTGAGGTTCTGGGCATGAATGTTGGATTTTTACAAGCTCGACTGGACCATCTTGTGAGCCTTGCCTTTGACTCAGAAGGTGCCATGTACTCGAGGCAGTACATGGAGGTCACGATCGAACGAGCTCATGCAGAAGATGAGATGAGAGATCTCGA
- the LOC117918980 gene encoding B3 domain-containing protein Os01g0234100-like isoform X3: MGVDQNVVKQEVEDEVFRMASSRESRRSREEDVTLAQLSQTVRTFAPSTPQSLTKTKLKSSTRTKQKKCVEKKEKGFGIKRRRSTFKLKHEASDHSPKSASRKRNKAAVDGSSTPLKAKTSALIRAEEVQSNLGPEFPSFVKVLVRSHVSSCFWMGLPGPFCDMHLPKKDVIITLEDESGAASQIKYIADKTGLSAGWRRFSMDHKLLEGDVLVFHLVEPTSFKVYIIRANDLTEVDGALGLLELDTHTKSDAGKLVAVSVACKSSKRKHSKSLPLVVFQKKNRNTGSIPNLMLREQSENDSEGTGSEVLEGSKFFEPAVQFKDISFDNFNILVDGLLIDSELPEDTRAKYYELCCSQNAFLHEKIVEGLNCRLIAEIISQTVQIADTLRACKLTTSRVEFTNWERTLKAFEVLGMNVGFLQARLDHLVSLAFDSEGAMYSRQYMEVTIERAHAEDEMRDLEDKLMELKAASERMDADIETLKEAVESHVIRFQEEVVAPW; the protein is encoded by the exons ATGGGCGTGGATCAAAATGTTGTTAAGCAGGAAGTGGAGGATGAAGTGTTCAGAATGGCGTCGTCTCGGGAGAGCCGAAGGTCCAGGGAAGAAGACGTGACTCTGGCTCAGTTGTCCCAGACTGTGCGGACCTTCGCTCCCTCCACGCCGCAGTCACTAACAAAGACCAAGCTCAAGTCTTCTACTCGG ACTAAACAGAAAAAGTGTgtagagaaaaaagagaaaggttTTGGGATCAAGAGGAGGCGTTCGACTTTCAAATTGAAGCAC GAGGCATCTGATCATTCACCAAAGTCTGCAAG CCGTAAACGAAATAAGGCTGCAGTTGATGGCTCATCTACTCCTCTTAAAGCTAAGACATCTGCTCTGATTCGAGCAGAGGAGGTTCAGTCAAATCTGGGCCCTGAATTCCCTAGCTTTGTGAAAGTTTTGGTCAGATCACATGTGTCTAGTTGTTTTTGGATG GGGCTTCCTGGGCCATTCTGTGATATGCACCTACCAAAAAAGGATGTTATCATTACTTTGGAAGATGAAAGTGGGGCAGCTTCTCAGATTAAATATATCGCAGACAAGACAGGACTAAGTGCTGGGTGGAGACGGTTTTCCATGGATCACAAGTTGCTTGAGGGAGATGTTTTGGTCTTCCATTTAGTTGAGCCAACCTCATTTAAG GTGTATATAATAAGGGCAAATGATTTGACTGAAGTCGATGGCGCTCTTGGCCTTCTAGAACTGGACACTCATACAAAAAGTGATGCCGGCAAGCTGGTTGCTGTCTCTG TTGCTTGTAAAAGTTCGAAGAGGAAGCATTCAAAATCTCTTCCACTGGTTGTTTTCCAAAAGAAGAATAGGAACACAGGATCAATTCCGAACCTTATGCTGAGAGAACAATCTGAAAATGACAGTGAAGGGACTGGTTCAGAAGTTTTGGAAGGTTCCAAATTCTTTGAGCCTGCAGTTCAATTCAAAGACATAAGTTTTGATAATTTCAACATTTTGGTGGATGGGCTGCTTATTGATTCTGAGCTCCCAGAAGATACTAGAGCGAAGTACTATGAGCTTTGCTGCAGTCagaatgcatttcttcatgAGAAAATTGTCGAGGGCTTAAATTGTAGGTTGATTGCTGAAATTATTTCTCAGACAGTTCAGATTGCTGATACCCTGAGAGCTTGCAAGCTTACTACTTCTCGGGTTGAGTTTACAAATTGGGAGAGGACTTTGAAAGCCTTTGAGGTTCTGGGCATGAATGTTGGATTTTTACAAGCTCGACTGGACCATCTTGTGAGCCTTGCCTTTGACTCAGAAGGTGCCATGTACTCGAGGCAGTACATGGAGGTCACGATCGAACGAGCTCATGCAGAAGATGAGATGAGAGATCTCGA